The following proteins come from a genomic window of Nicotiana tomentosiformis chromosome 12, ASM39032v3, whole genome shotgun sequence:
- the LOC104119701 gene encoding uncharacterized protein produces the protein MVALSNSLLLPTNPSLHFSSGSSLKSADQSVSGTIKLAFSPRSRGKSSSSRSSLTVQAGYSDGGRPGNTRIFVGGFLLGGVIIGALGCIYAPQISKALAETDKKDLMRKLPKFIYDEEKALEKQRKILTEKIVQLNDAIDDISNQLRSGDAQNGVAVNLDEVETIL, from the exons ATGGTGGCTCTTTCAAATTCTTTGCTCTTACCAACAAACCCTTCTCTCCATTTCTCTTCTG GCTCTAGTTTGAAGTCAGCAGACCAAAGTGTCAGTGGCACCATCAAGTTGGCCTTCAGTCCAAGGAGTAGAGGAAAATCATCCTCATCTAGAAGTTCATTGACCGTTCAAGCAGGATATAG TGATGGTGGAAGGCCAGGCAATACCAGAATCTTTGTTGGTGGCTTTCTTTTAGGAGGAGTAATCATTGGTGCACTTGGTTGTATCTATGCGCCTCAG ATTAGCAAGGCATTAGCTGAAACAGATAAGAAGGACCTCATGAGAAAATTGCCCAAATTTATATATGATGAAGAAAAAGCATTGGAG AAACAGCGCAAGATACTAACGGAGAAGATTGTTCAGCTGAACGACGCTATTGATGACATTTCCAACCAATTGAGGTCGGGAGACGCACAAAATGGAGTTGCTGTGAACCTAGATGAAGTTGAAACAATTCTATAA
- the LOC104119702 gene encoding glyceraldehyde-3-phosphate dehydrogenase B, chloroplastic-like, protein MASHAALAPSRIPTSTRLPSKNSQSFPTQCFSKKFEVAEFSGLRSSGYVTFSNRESSLFDVVSAQLTPKTTGSAPVKGETVAKLKVAINGFGRIGRNFLRCWHGRKDSPLDVIVVNDSGGVKNASHLLKYDSMLGTFKADVKIVDNETISVDGKHIKVVSSRDPLKLPWAELGIDIVIEGTGVFVDGPGAGKHIQAGAKKVIITAPAKGADIPTYVVGVNEQDYSHEVANIVSNASCTTNCLAPFVKVMDEEFGIVKGTMTTTHSYTGDQRLLDASHRDLRRARAAALNIVPTSTGAAKAVSLVLPQLKGKLNGIALRVPTPNVSVVDLVVNVEKKGISAEDVNAAFRKAADGPLNGILAVCDVPLVSVDFRCSDVSSTIDSSLTMVMGDDMVKVVAWYDNEWGYSQRVVDLAHLVASKWPGSSVEGSGDSLEDYCKTNPADKECKVYE, encoded by the exons ATGGCTTCTCATGCAGCTTTGGCTCCTTCAAGAATTCCCACAAGCACAAggcttccctccaagaactcacAGTCTTTCCCTACTCAATGCTTCTCCAAG aaatttgaagtagCCGAGTTCTCTGGTCTTCGATCAAGTGGATATGTGACATTTTCGAATAGGGAGTCATCCTTATTTGATGTTGTGTCTGCTCAACTCACTCCCAAG ACCACAGGATCAGCTCCTGTGAAGGGAGAAACTGTTGCAAAATTGAAGGTTGCTATCAATGGGTTTGGACGCATTGGCAGGAATTTCCTCCGTTGTTGGCATGGCCGCAAAGATTCACCACTGGATGTCATCGTCGTCAATGACAGTGGTGGTGTCAAGAAT GCATCTCACTTGCTTAAGTACGATTCCATGCTCGGAACATTCAAGGCTGATGTGAAAATAGTGGATAATGAAACCATTAGCGTTGACGGAAAGCACATCAAGGTTGTCTCTAGCAGGGACCCTCTTAAACTTCCTTGGGCTGAACTTGGCATTGACATTGTTATTGAG GGAACCGGTGTGTTTGTTGATGGTCCGGGTGCTGGGAAGCACATCCAAGCTGGTGCTAAGAAAGTTATCATCACTGCTCCAGCAAAAGGTGCTGATATTCCTACCTATGTTGTTGGAGTGAACGAACAAGACTACTCTCACGAGGTTGCTAATATCGTAAG CAATGCCTCTTGCACTACTAACTGCTTGGCTCCTTTTGTCAAAGTCATGGATGAAGAATTCG GTATTGTTAAGGGTACAATGACAACAACTCACTCTTACACCGGAGATCAG AGGCTTCTGGATGCTTCACACCGTGACTTGAGGAGAGCGAGAGCTGCAGCGTTGAACATAGTCCCGACCAGCACTGGTGCAGCCAAGGCCGTGTCTCTAGTGCTACCCCAGCTCAAGGGCAAGCTCAATGGCATTGCTCTCCGAGTGCCAACACCTAATGTTTCGGTCGTTGACCTCGTTGTCAACGTTGAGAAGAAAGGAATTTCAGCTGAAGATGTCAATGCAGCTTTCAGAAAGGCAGCTGACGGTCCATTGAATGGCATATTGGCTGTTTGTGATGTTCCACTCGTGTCAGTTGATTTCCGATGCAGTGATGTTTCCTCCACCATCGACTCCTCTTTGACCATGGTTATGGGAGACGACATGGTCAAGGTTGTCGCTTGGTATGATAACGAGTGGGGATACAG CCAACGTGTGGTTGACTTGGCTCATCTGGTAGCAAGCAAATGGCCTGGTTCATCTGTGGAAGGAAGTGGAGACTCCTTGGAGGACTACTGCAAGACTAACCCTGCTGACAAGGAGTGCAAAGTCTACGA